CGGCAATCTGCTGCCGAGCCACACCCAGCAGAACGAGCTGCGCCGCGCCTGGGACTTCTTCACCGCCACGCACGACAACGACAACCGCCCCGTCGGCCTGCGCGGCGCCCTCTCCGAGACGTACCTGCGCCGCATCGTGGTGCTCCGTCTGGAGCGCGGCGCCGTGGCCGGTGACGACGGTGTCGTCGAGCGGATCCAGGTCCGTTCGCAGACCACCAACGTGACCCCGCCGAAGTGGAGCACCGAGAAGGTGTCGATGAGCCCGGTGTACCGCGAGCTGCCCTGGTGGTCGGTGCCGGACGGCGAGACCGAGGGAGGCACGAGGTGAACCGGTTCTCCCTGACGGTGTCCGCCGCCATCGCCCGCGTCACCGAGTCGGCGCTCGCGCCGTACCAGAGCGCCGTGGTCCGGATCGGCTTCAGCGCCACCTGGCTGCTGTTCCTGCTGCGCGAGTTCCCCCACCGCCAGGAGCTCTACGGCCCCGACGGCCCCTGGGACTGGGAGCTGGCCCGGCAGCTGATCGACACCAACGGCGCGTTCACGGCGCTGATGTGGTCGGACGGGCGGGGCTGGTTCGAGGCGGTGTACCTGCTCGCGCTGCTCTCCGCCGCGCTGCTGCTCCTCGGCTGGCGCACCCGAGCGATGTCGGTGCTGTTCATGGTCGGCGTGCTGTCGCTCCAGAACCGCAGCGTCTTCATGGGGGACGGCGGGGACAACGTCCTGCACCTGATGTCGATCTACCTCGTGTTCATGCGGTGCGGCCGGGTGTGGTCGCTGGACGCGCGGCGGGAACGGCGGGCGCACGAGGCACGCGCGCGTGGGGAGCGGGTCACGGACCGGGTGGGCCCCGCCCTGTGGGCCGTGGCCGGGTTCGTCCTCGTCACGGTGACCGTGGCGGGCCGTTTCCACAGCGACTGGACCATTCCGGCGCTCCTGTGGGCGGCGTGGGCCGTGCAGGGCCTGTGGTGGGCCGTCGGCCGCCGCACGAAGTCGGCGGAGCCCCGGATCCTGCTCGACGTGATCGGCAACATCCTGCACAACGGCGCCCTGGTCGTGATCATGGCCGAGGCCTGTCTGATCTACGCGACGGCCGGCTGGTACAAGATCCAGGGCTCGCGCTGGCAGGACGGCACCGCCGCGTACTACCCCCTGCACCTGGACTACTTCTCGCCCTGGCCCGGGCTCGCCGACCTGCTGGCCGGCAGCGGCACGATGGTCCTGCTGGCCACCTATGGGACCGTCATCGTGCAGGTCGCCTTCCCGTTCACGCTCGCCAACCGGCGGCTGAAGAACGTCCTGCTGGCCCTGATGATGACGGAGCACGCGGTGATCGCCGTGCTGCTCGGGCTGCCGTTCTTCTCGCTGGCGATGATCGCGACGGACGCCGTCTTCCTGCCGACGACCTTCCTGCACCGGGTGGGCGGATGGGCGTCACGCGCGCGTGGACGGCTCTTCTCCGGCGTCGGTCGTACGGCGGCACCGGAGCCGCCGGCCCAGGAGAACCCCGAGCACACCCACGTAGGGTTCACGGCATGACCGACCCCGTGACCGCCGGCTCCGATCCGCTCGGCCGGTGGCGGCGGCTCGCCGACGCCTCCGTCCTGCTCGACGGCTTCCACGCCCTCAAGCACGCCGTGCGCTTCGGAGCCGAGATCCCGGTGGCGGTCACCGCCGACCGGCGGGCGACGCTCGCCCTCGCCGACGAACTCGCCCCGGACGTGCGCGACGCGCTGGACGCGCTGCTGACGGAGGTCCCGGAGGCGACGTACACCTCCCTGGTGCCGCGCCCGCATCCCACCGCGGTCGCCGCCCTGGCCGTACGGCCCTCCCGCGAGGCCAACCTGGAGCGGCTGGGGCACGCGCCCCGCAGCACTCCCGTCGTGGTCCTGGACAACCCGCGCAACCTCGGCAACGCGGGCGCGGTGATCCGGCTGGCCGCCGGTTTCGGGGCCACCGGGGTGGTCACCACCGGCACGCTCGACCCCTGGCATCCGACCGTGGTGCGCGGCGGGGCCGGGCTGCACTTCGCGACCGCCGTGGAGCGGCTGGCCGTCGACGAGCTGCCGGCCGGCCCGGTGTTCGCCCTGGACCCGGAGGGCGACGACCTACGGGGCGTCAAGCTGCCGGACGACGCCCTCCTGGCCTTCGGCTCGGAGCGCAGCGGGCTCTCCGCCGAGCTGCGCGCGCGTGCCGACCACCTTCTCGCCCTGCCGATGCGCCCCCAGGTCTCCAGTTACAACCTCGCGACCAGTGTGGCCATGACGCTGTACCACTGGAGCGCCACCGGGGGCGCACCGCACGTGCCCTAGAGGCCTGGACGCCGACGCCTAGGCGTCCCTGCGGACCTCCACCACCCGGAAGCGGTTCGCGACGAACGCGCCGTCGGTGAGGGCCGCGTTGGCCGCCGGGTTGCCGCCCGAGCCGTGGAAGTCGGAGAACGCTGCCGTCTGGTTGACGTAGACCCCGCCGGTGAGGTTGAGGGACAGCTGGGCGGCCTCCTCCAGGCAGACCTCCTCGATCGCCTGCTCGACCTCCGCGTCGGTGGTGTACGCGCCGACCGTCATCGCGCCCTTCTCGCGCACCGTGCGCCGCAGCAGGGCGACCGCGTCGGCCGCGGAGTCGACGGCGACGGCGAAGGAGACCGGGCCGAAGCACTCGCCCATGTAGGCGGCCTCGTCGTCCGTCCCCTCCCAGTACTTCCGCGCCCCGTCGAGCTTGACGAGCACCGGGGTGCGCACGATCGCGTCCGGGAACTCCGGGTTGCTCACCTCGCGGGAGGCGAGGGCGACCTCACCGAGGCCCGCGGCGGCCTCCAGGCGGGCCTTGACGTCCGGGTTGACGATCGCGCCGAGCAGCGCGTTCGCCCGCGCGTCGTCGCCGAGCAGGCCGTCGACCGAGCGGGCGAGGTCGGCGACGACCTCGTCGAAGGTCTTCGCGCCCTCGTCGGTGCGGATGCCGTCGCGGGGGATCAGCAGGTTCTGCGGGGTCGTGCACATCTGGCCGCTGTACAGGGAGAGCGAGAACGCCAGGTTGGCGAGCATGCCCTTGTAGTTCGCCGTGGACTCCACGATCACCGTGTTGACGCCGGCCTTCTCGGTGTAGACCTGCGCCTGGCGGGCATTGGCCTCCAGCCAGTCGCCGAAGGCGGTCGAGCCGGTGTAGTCGACGATCCTGATCTCGGGGCGGGTGGCCAGGGTCTTGGCGATGCCCTCGCCGGGGCGCTCGGCGGCCAGCGCGACCAGGTTCGGGTCGAAGCCGGCCTCGGCGAGCACCTCGCGGGCGACGCCCACGGTCAGCGCGAGCGGCAGCACCGCGCGCGGATGGGGCTTGACCAGGACCGCGTTGCCGGTGGCCAGGGAGGCGAACAGGCCCGGGTAGCCGTTCCACGTGGGGAAGGTGTTGCAGCCGATGAGCAGGGCGATCCCGCGCGGGACCGGCGTGAAGCTCTTGGTCAGCGCGAGCGGGTCGCGCTTGCCCTGGGGCTTGCTCCACTCCGCCGTGCCGGGCGTGCGGACCTGCTCCGCGTACGCGTACGCCACCGCTTCCAGGCCGCGGTCCTGCGCGTGCGGGCCGCCCGCCTGGAACGCCATCATGAAGGCCTGGCCGGAGGTGTGCATGACCGCGTGCGCGAACTCGTGCGTCCGGTCGCTGATCCGCTTGAGGATCTCCAGACAGACCACCGCGCGCAGTTCCGCGCCCGCGTCCCGCCAGGCACCCTGTCCGGCCCGCATGGCGGGCAGCAGCGTGTCCACGTCCGCGTGCGGGTAGGTCACGCCCAGTTCGACGCCGTACGGCGAGACCTCGCCGCCCACCCAGTCGTCGGTGCCGGGCTGGCCGAGGTCGAGGCGGGTGTGCAGAACGGCGTCGAAGGCGGCCTTGCCGGCCGCGGCGTCCAGGCTGCCGTTCTCCCCGTAGGCCTTGGGGTGTTCCGGGTGCGGGGACCAGTACGCGCGGGTGCGGATCGCTTCCAGGGCCTGGTCGAGGGTGGGCCGGTGCTGGGCGATCAGAGCGTGCGCGGTCGGTTCGGCGGCGGCCATGCGGGACCAACTCCTCGTCTTGAGAACTCTCCGTCGAGCTCATGACCTGGCGGAAACCTGGGCAGGAACAGCCAGTCAGGGTTAGAGTAACCGAACGATCGGTCGGGACAAGGGGGCCTGCCGCATCTGTGGAAAACCCAGTGCGGGAGGATCGCGCACATGACAGCACTCGACCTCAGCAGCCCCGTGGCCGTCGTCGGCACCGGCACCATGGGCCAGGGCATCGCCCAGGTCGCGCTCGTCGCGGGCCACCCCGTGCGGCTGTACGACGCCGTGCCCGGCCGCGCCCGCGAGGCGGCCGCCGCGATCGGCGCCCGCCTGGATCGGCTCGTCGAGAAGGACCGCCTGGCCGCCACCGACCGGGACGAGGCACGTGCCCGTTTGCGGCCCGCGGAGAGCCTCACCGACCTCGCCGACTGCTCCCTGGTCGTCGAGGCCGTCGTGGAGCTCCTGGAGGCCAAGCAGGAGCTGTTCCGGCAGTTGGAGGACGTCGTCGGCGAGGACTGTCTGCTCGCCACCAACACCTCGTCCCTGTCGGTGACCGCGGTCGGAGGCGCCCTGCGCAACCCGGGTCGCCTGGTGGGCCTGCACTTCTTCAACCCCGCGCCGCTGCTGCCGTTGGTCGAGGTCGTCTCCGGGTACGCCACCGACGTCACGTCGGCCACGCGCGCGTACGAGACGGCCCGCTCCTGGGGCAAGACGCCGGTCGCCTGCGCCGACACCCCAGGCTTCATCGTCAACCGCATCGCGCGGCCCTTCTACGCCGAGGCGTTCGCCGTCTACGAGGCGCAGGGCGCCGACCCGGCCACCATCGACGCGATCCTGCGCGAGTCGGGCGGCTTCAAGATGGGCGCCTTCGAGCTGACCGACCTGATCGGACAGGACGTCAACGAGTCGGTCACGCACTCCGTGTGGCGGTCCTTCTTCCAGGACGTGCGCTTCACGCCCTCGCTCGCCCAGCGCCGCCTGGTCGAGTCGGGCCGCCTCGGCCGCAAGACCGGCCAGGGCTGGTACGACTACTCCGCCGGGACCGGGGCCGCCGAGTCGGCCGAACCGCACACCGCGGAGAAGGCCCAGCCGCCCGCGTACGTCGTCGCCGAGGGCAACCTGGGCCCCGCCTCCGAACTGCTCGCGCTGATCCGCGAGGCGGGCATCCAGGTCCGCGAGGAGGAGGAGGACCACGGCACCCGCCTGGTGCTGCCCGGCGACGGCCAGCTCGCCCTCGCCGACGGCCAGACCTCCGTGGAGTTCCGGGACGTCGTCTACTTCGACCTCGCCCTGGACTACCGCAAGGCCACCCGCATCGCCCTGTCCGCCTCCCAGGACACCTCCACGCAGACGATGTCCGAGGCGATCGGCCTGTTCCAGGCGCTCGGCAAGGACGTCAGCGTCATCGGCGACGTCCCGGGCATGATCGTCGCCCGTACGGTCGCGCGGATCGTCGACCTGGCGCACGACGCGGTGGCCAAGGGTGTGGCCACCGAGGAGGACATCGACACCGCGATGCGCCTGGGCGTGAACTACCCCCTCGGCCCCTTCGAGTGGAGCCGCAGGCTGGGCCGCACCTGGGCCTGCTCGCTCCTGGACGACCTGCACGAGCGCGACCCCTCCGGCCGCTACGCGCCGTCCCTCGCGCTGTACCGCCACTCCTACGCCACCGAGAAGCGGGAGGGCGCCTCGTGACCAGCGCCAAGCGCGACACGTACACCCCGGAGACCCTGCTCTCCGTCGCCGTCCAGGTCTTCAACGAGCGCGGCTACGACGGCACCTCCATGGAGCATCTCTCCAAGGCGGCCGGCATCTCCAAGTCGTCGATCTACCACCATGTCGCCGGCAAGGAGGAACTGCTGCGGCGGGCCGTCAGCCGGGCCCTGGACGGCCTCTTCGGGATCCTCGAGGAGGAGCACGCGCGCGCGGGGCACGCCTCGGAGCGCCTGGAGTACGTCGTGCGGCGCATGGTCGAGGTGCTCATCGGCGAACTGCCGTACGTGACACTGCTGCTGCGTGTGCGCGGCAACACCGACACCGAGCGGTGGGCCCTGGAGCGGCGCCGCGACTTCGACCACCGGGTCGCCGAACTGCTGAAGGCGGCCGCCGCCGACGGGGACATACGCGGTGACATGGAGGTACGGCTCGCGACCCGGCTGGTCTTCGGGATGATCAACTCGATCGTCGAGTGGTACCGGCCGGGTGGTCGGGGGATGGTCGAGAGCGAGGTCGCCGACGCCGTCGTGCGGCTGGTCTTCGAGGGGCTGCGCACGGCCCCGTAGGGCTCAGCCCTGTGGCTCCAGGTCCTCCTCCTCGAACACCAGCAGCGTGCGCGTGCTGAGCACCTCGGGGATCAACTGGAGCCGGGTGAGCACCACCTCGCGCAGCGCCCTGTTGTCCGGCGTGTGCACCAGGAGCAGGACGTCGAAATCGCCCCCGACGAGGGCGATGTGGGAGGCGCCGGGCAGCAGCCTCAGCTGCTCGCGCACCGTCCGCCAGGAGTTCTGCACGATCTTCAGCGTGATGTAGGCGCTCGTGCCCTGTCCGGCGCGCTCGTGGTCGACACGGGCGCCGAAGCCGCGGATGACGCCGTCCTCGATGAGCCGGTTGATCCGCGCGTAGGCGTTGGCGCGCGAGACGTGGACCCGCTCGGCGACCGACCGTATCGAGGCGCGGCCGTCCGCCTGGAGCATCTGGAGGATGTCCTGATCGATGGCGTCCAGCGGACGCGGTGGCGGCAGCGGCGCGCTGCCGGGTGACGGGGGACTGCTCGGCGACGGGGCACCGGTCGGCGGCGGAGGGTTGCCCGGAGGCGGCGCGGTGCCGTGCTCCGGCCCTTCGGCCATTTGTTCAGGTGCCATGTCCCCCTGCCTCCCTGCCATGGACGTACTGCACCCATCTCAGGTTGTGGAGAACCGTTTGTCCACAGCCTGAGGGGCCCTGTAGCCAAAATGTGCCGACGACCGAACAATCGGTAGGTGAGGCGCATCACAACCGACGCGTCTCCCGTAGCCACTCCTACGAGGAGGTGCCGTCATGACGGTCATGGAGCAGCGGGGCGCTTACCGGCCGACTCCGCCGCCGGCCTGGCAGCCCCGCACCGACCCCGCGCCGCTGTTGCCCGACGCGGAGCCGTACCGCGTCCTCGGCACCGACGCGGCCGCGCAGGCCGACCCGGAGCTGCTGCGCCGGCTGTACGCCCAGCTGGTGCGCGGGCGTCGCTACAACGTCCAGGCCACCGCCCTCACCAAGCAGGGCAGACTCGCCGTATACCCCTCCAGCACCGGCCAGGAGGCCTGCGAGGTCGCCGCCGCGCTCGCCCTCCAGGAGCGGGACTGGCTCTTCCCCAGCTACCGCGACACCCTCGCCGCCGTCGCGCGCGGTGTGGACCCCGTCGAGGCCCTCACCCTGCTGCGCGGCGACTGGCACACCGGCTACGACCCCTACGAGCACCGTGTGGCGCCTCTGTGCACCCCGCTCGCCACCCAGCTCCCGCACGCCGTGGGCCTCGCGCACGCCGCCCGCCTCAAGGGCGACGACGTGGTCGCGCTCGCCATGGTCGGCGACGGCGGCACCAGCGAGGGCGACTTCCACGAGGCGCTGAACTTCGCCGCCGTCTGGCAGGCTCCGGTCGTCTTCCTCGTGCAGAACAACGGCTTCGCGATCTCCGTACCGCTCGCCAAGCAGACCGCCGCTCCCTCACTGGCCCACAAGGCCGTCGGGTACGGCATGCCGGGCCGCCTGGTCGACGGGAACGACGCGGCGGCCGTGCACGAGGTGCTGACCGACGCCGTACGGCACGCGCGGGAGGGCGGCGGCCCCACCCTCGTGGAGGCGGTGACCTACCGCATCGAGGCGCACACCAACGCCGACGACGCCACCCGCTACCGCGGCGACGCCGAGGTCGAGACCTGGCGCGAGCACGACCCGATCCAGCTGCTGGAGCGCGAACTCACCGCGCGCGGGCTGCTCGACGAGGACGCGAAGCAGTCCGCGCGGGACGCCGCCGAGACGATGGCCGCCGACCTGCGCGCCCGCATGAACCAGGACGCGGTCCTCGACCCCATGGACCTGTTCGCCCACGTGTACGCCGAACCCACCCCCCAACTGCGGGAACAGCGGGACCTGCTGCGGGCGGAGCTCGAGGCCGAGCACGCCGACCAGGAGGGTACGCACCGATGACCACCGTCGCCCTCAAGCCCGCCACCATGGCGCAGGCCCTCACCCGCGCGCTCCGGGACGCGATGGCCGCCGACCCGACCGTGCACGTCCTGGGCGAGGACGTGGGCACTCTCGGCGGCGTCTTCCGGGTCACCGACGGGCTCGCCGCGGAGTTCGGCGAGGACCGCTGCACGGACACCCCGCTCGCCGAGGCGGGCATCCTCGGCACGGCCGTCGGCATGGCGATGTACGGGCTGCGGCCGGTCGTGGAGATGCAGTTCGACGCCTTCGCCTATCCGGCGTTCGAGCAGCTCATCAGCCATGTCGCCCGTATGCGCAACCGCACCCGCGGCCGTATGCCCCTGCCGATCACCGTCCGGGTGCCCTACGGCGGCGGCATCGGAGGCGTCGAGCACCACAGCGACTCCTCCGAGGCGTACTACATGGCGACCCCGGGCCTCCATGTCGTCACGCCCGCCACGGTCGCCGACGCCTACGGTCTGCTGCGCGCCGCCATCGCCTCCGACGACCCGGTCGTCGTCCTCGAACCCAAGCGCCTGTACTGGTCCAAGGACTCCTGGAACCCGGAGGAACCGCAGAGTGTCGAACCGATCGGCCGCGCGGTGGTGCGGCGCCCGGGCCGGAGCGCCACGCTGATCACCTACGGGCCGTCGGTGCCGGTCTGCCTCGAAGCCGCCGAGGCGGCGCGCGCCGAGGGCTGGGACCTCGAGGTCGTCGACCTGCGTTCCCTGGTGCCCTTCGACGACGAGACGGTCTGCGCCTCGGTGCGGCGGACCGGCCGCGCGGTCGTCGTCCATGAGTCGGGCTCCTTCGGCGGCCCGGGCGGGGAGATCGCGGCCCGCGTCACGGAGCGCTGCTTCCACCACCTGGAGGCGCCGGTGCTGCGCGTCGCCGGGTTCGACCTCCCGTACCCGCCGCCGATGCTGGAGCGCCACCACCTG
The sequence above is a segment of the Streptomyces asoensis genome. Coding sequences within it:
- a CDS encoding HTTM domain-containing protein, encoding MNRFSLTVSAAIARVTESALAPYQSAVVRIGFSATWLLFLLREFPHRQELYGPDGPWDWELARQLIDTNGAFTALMWSDGRGWFEAVYLLALLSAALLLLGWRTRAMSVLFMVGVLSLQNRSVFMGDGGDNVLHLMSIYLVFMRCGRVWSLDARRERRAHEARARGERVTDRVGPALWAVAGFVLVTVTVAGRFHSDWTIPALLWAAWAVQGLWWAVGRRTKSAEPRILLDVIGNILHNGALVVIMAEACLIYATAGWYKIQGSRWQDGTAAYYPLHLDYFSPWPGLADLLAGSGTMVLLATYGTVIVQVAFPFTLANRRLKNVLLALMMTEHAVIAVLLGLPFFSLAMIATDAVFLPTTFLHRVGGWASRARGRLFSGVGRTAAPEPPAQENPEHTHVGFTA
- a CDS encoding TrmH family RNA methyltransferase, with amino-acid sequence MTDPVTAGSDPLGRWRRLADASVLLDGFHALKHAVRFGAEIPVAVTADRRATLALADELAPDVRDALDALLTEVPEATYTSLVPRPHPTAVAALAVRPSREANLERLGHAPRSTPVVVLDNPRNLGNAGAVIRLAAGFGATGVVTTGTLDPWHPTVVRGGAGLHFATAVERLAVDELPAGPVFALDPEGDDLRGVKLPDDALLAFGSERSGLSAELRARADHLLALPMRPQVSSYNLATSVAMTLYHWSATGGAPHVP
- the paaN gene encoding phenylacetic acid degradation protein PaaN, coding for MAAAEPTAHALIAQHRPTLDQALEAIRTRAYWSPHPEHPKAYGENGSLDAAAGKAAFDAVLHTRLDLGQPGTDDWVGGEVSPYGVELGVTYPHADVDTLLPAMRAGQGAWRDAGAELRAVVCLEILKRISDRTHEFAHAVMHTSGQAFMMAFQAGGPHAQDRGLEAVAYAYAEQVRTPGTAEWSKPQGKRDPLALTKSFTPVPRGIALLIGCNTFPTWNGYPGLFASLATGNAVLVKPHPRAVLPLALTVGVAREVLAEAGFDPNLVALAAERPGEGIAKTLATRPEIRIVDYTGSTAFGDWLEANARQAQVYTEKAGVNTVIVESTANYKGMLANLAFSLSLYSGQMCTTPQNLLIPRDGIRTDEGAKTFDEVVADLARSVDGLLGDDARANALLGAIVNPDVKARLEAAAGLGEVALASREVSNPEFPDAIVRTPVLVKLDGARKYWEGTDDEAAYMGECFGPVSFAVAVDSAADAVALLRRTVREKGAMTVGAYTTDAEVEQAIEEVCLEEAAQLSLNLTGGVYVNQTAAFSDFHGSGGNPAANAALTDGAFVANRFRVVEVRRDA
- a CDS encoding 3-hydroxyacyl-CoA dehydrogenase; translated protein: MTALDLSSPVAVVGTGTMGQGIAQVALVAGHPVRLYDAVPGRAREAAAAIGARLDRLVEKDRLAATDRDEARARLRPAESLTDLADCSLVVEAVVELLEAKQELFRQLEDVVGEDCLLATNTSSLSVTAVGGALRNPGRLVGLHFFNPAPLLPLVEVVSGYATDVTSATRAYETARSWGKTPVACADTPGFIVNRIARPFYAEAFAVYEAQGADPATIDAILRESGGFKMGAFELTDLIGQDVNESVTHSVWRSFFQDVRFTPSLAQRRLVESGRLGRKTGQGWYDYSAGTGAAESAEPHTAEKAQPPAYVVAEGNLGPASELLALIREAGIQVREEEEDHGTRLVLPGDGQLALADGQTSVEFRDVVYFDLALDYRKATRIALSASQDTSTQTMSEAIGLFQALGKDVSVIGDVPGMIVARTVARIVDLAHDAVAKGVATEEDIDTAMRLGVNYPLGPFEWSRRLGRTWACSLLDDLHERDPSGRYAPSLALYRHSYATEKREGAS
- a CDS encoding TetR/AcrR family transcriptional regulator, which gives rise to MTSAKRDTYTPETLLSVAVQVFNERGYDGTSMEHLSKAAGISKSSIYHHVAGKEELLRRAVSRALDGLFGILEEEHARAGHASERLEYVVRRMVEVLIGELPYVTLLLRVRGNTDTERWALERRRDFDHRVAELLKAAAADGDIRGDMEVRLATRLVFGMINSIVEWYRPGGRGMVESEVADAVVRLVFEGLRTAP
- a CDS encoding Lrp/AsnC family transcriptional regulator, translating into MAPEQMAEGPEHGTAPPPGNPPPPTGAPSPSSPPSPGSAPLPPPRPLDAIDQDILQMLQADGRASIRSVAERVHVSRANAYARINRLIEDGVIRGFGARVDHERAGQGTSAYITLKIVQNSWRTVREQLRLLPGASHIALVGGDFDVLLLVHTPDNRALREVVLTRLQLIPEVLSTRTLLVFEEEDLEPQG
- the pdhA gene encoding pyruvate dehydrogenase (acetyl-transferring) E1 component subunit alpha — translated: MTVMEQRGAYRPTPPPAWQPRTDPAPLLPDAEPYRVLGTDAAAQADPELLRRLYAQLVRGRRYNVQATALTKQGRLAVYPSSTGQEACEVAAALALQERDWLFPSYRDTLAAVARGVDPVEALTLLRGDWHTGYDPYEHRVAPLCTPLATQLPHAVGLAHAARLKGDDVVALAMVGDGGTSEGDFHEALNFAAVWQAPVVFLVQNNGFAISVPLAKQTAAPSLAHKAVGYGMPGRLVDGNDAAAVHEVLTDAVRHAREGGGPTLVEAVTYRIEAHTNADDATRYRGDAEVETWREHDPIQLLERELTARGLLDEDAKQSARDAAETMAADLRARMNQDAVLDPMDLFAHVYAEPTPQLREQRDLLRAELEAEHADQEGTHR
- a CDS encoding alpha-ketoacid dehydrogenase subunit beta translates to MTTVALKPATMAQALTRALRDAMAADPTVHVLGEDVGTLGGVFRVTDGLAAEFGEDRCTDTPLAEAGILGTAVGMAMYGLRPVVEMQFDAFAYPAFEQLISHVARMRNRTRGRMPLPITVRVPYGGGIGGVEHHSDSSEAYYMATPGLHVVTPATVADAYGLLRAAIASDDPVVVLEPKRLYWSKDSWNPEEPQSVEPIGRAVVRRPGRSATLITYGPSVPVCLEAAEAARAEGWDLEVVDLRSLVPFDDETVCASVRRTGRAVVVHESGSFGGPGGEIAARVTERCFHHLEAPVLRVAGFDLPYPPPMLERHHLPGVDRILDAVARLQWEADN